A section of the Serratia liquefaciens ATCC 27592 genome encodes:
- a CDS encoding ABC transporter permease: MISRTASAGFARHSWRWGRRLLTGLLSLALTLLGLLLFTFMLSHLAPIDPTLQIAGDHASEATYAQVRHDLGLDQPLPVQFWRYLVHLAHGDMGISRITAQPVLSDLLRTFPATVELATCAIILGAFGGITLAFLAVIKPGSWLDNAARLLSLIGYSVPIFWLSLLGLLLFYATLHWSAGPGRLDDIYLYSMEPRSGFVLIDTWLSGDRDMFYNAISHLWLPVVALALLSMAGITRLLRAAMLEECNKEYVTLARSKGASRTRILVRHVFPNVLGTLITVLSLSYASLLEGAVLTETVFAWPGVGRYLTTALFAADTPAILGATLLIGTCFVVLNALADALTYLVDPRTR; this comes from the coding sequence ATGATAAGCCGTACCGCTTCCGCCGGGTTCGCCCGGCACAGTTGGCGTTGGGGACGCCGGCTGCTTACCGGCTTGCTGTCATTGGCGCTGACGCTGCTTGGGCTACTGCTGTTCACCTTTATGCTCTCGCATCTGGCGCCGATCGATCCTACGTTGCAGATCGCTGGCGATCATGCCAGCGAGGCCACCTACGCACAGGTCCGTCACGACCTGGGGCTGGATCAGCCGTTGCCGGTGCAGTTCTGGCGCTATCTGGTGCACCTGGCGCACGGGGATATGGGGATATCGCGCATTACCGCGCAGCCGGTGCTGAGCGATCTGTTGCGTACCTTCCCGGCCACGGTGGAACTGGCGACCTGCGCCATTATCCTCGGTGCGTTCGGCGGCATTACGCTGGCGTTTTTGGCGGTGATAAAACCGGGCAGTTGGCTGGATAACGCCGCGCGCCTGCTGTCGCTGATCGGCTATTCGGTGCCGATTTTCTGGCTCAGTCTGTTGGGGCTGCTGCTGTTTTACGCCACGCTGCACTGGTCGGCGGGGCCGGGGCGGTTGGACGATATCTACCTTTACAGCATGGAACCGCGCAGCGGATTTGTGCTGATCGACACCTGGCTGTCCGGCGATCGCGACATGTTCTACAACGCCATCAGTCACCTGTGGTTACCGGTGGTGGCGTTGGCGCTGTTGTCGATGGCGGGTATCACCCGCTTGCTGCGGGCGGCGATGCTGGAAGAGTGCAATAAAGAGTACGTCACCCTGGCGCGATCCAAGGGGGCCAGCCGTACGCGTATTTTGGTGCGACACGTATTTCCCAACGTGCTCGGCACGCTGATCACCGTTCTCTCCCTGTCCTATGCCAGCCTGCTGGAAGGGGCGGTGCTGACCGAAACGGTGTTTGCCTGGCCGGGCGTGGGGCGTTACCTGACCACTGCGCTGTTTGCCGCCGATACCCCGGCCATTCTTGGCGCTACCTTGCTGATTGGCACCTGCTTTGTGGTGTTGAACGCGCTGGCCGATGCTCTGACCTATTTAGTGGACCCGCGAACCCGATGA
- a CDS encoding ABC transporter ATP-binding protein, with protein sequence MDIDNPLLTVERLSVLLPASPPLVKGISFSMGQERLALVGESGSGKSLTARALMGLLPPPLQLQAQRLTLGDDDLTRLNERQWNRLRGNKVAMVMQDPKHALNPTQPIGRQVEEPLLLHTRLGRAERREKVLDMLAAVGLPDPQALSQRYPHQLSGGMGQRVMLAIALINDPQLLIADEPTSALDHQMRDQVLQLIENLVEQRNMGLILISHDLQQVAHYCERVLVMYKGELLDQLPADRLASATHPYTRTLWSCRPSRETHGKTLPVLDRALLESLK encoded by the coding sequence ATGGACATTGATAACCCATTATTGACCGTCGAACGCCTGTCGGTGCTGTTACCGGCCTCACCACCGTTGGTGAAAGGCATCTCTTTCAGCATGGGACAGGAGCGGCTGGCGCTGGTGGGGGAGTCCGGTTCCGGCAAATCCCTGACCGCCCGTGCCCTGATGGGGCTGTTGCCACCGCCGTTACAGCTGCAGGCGCAGCGTCTGACGCTGGGCGATGACGACCTGACGCGCTTGAACGAGCGCCAGTGGAACCGGCTGCGCGGGAACAAGGTGGCCATGGTGATGCAGGATCCCAAGCACGCGCTGAATCCAACCCAGCCGATTGGGCGTCAGGTGGAGGAGCCGCTGCTGTTGCATACCCGCCTGGGCCGCGCCGAGCGGCGGGAGAAGGTGCTGGACATGCTGGCGGCGGTTGGCTTGCCCGATCCGCAGGCGCTGAGCCAGCGCTATCCGCATCAGCTGTCCGGCGGCATGGGGCAGCGGGTGATGTTGGCCATCGCATTAATCAACGATCCGCAGCTGTTGATTGCCGACGAACCGACTTCGGCACTGGATCACCAGATGCGCGATCAGGTGTTGCAACTGATCGAAAATCTGGTGGAGCAACGTAATATGGGCCTGATTTTGATCAGTCACGATTTACAGCAGGTGGCGCACTACTGCGAACGGGTGCTGGTGATGTACAAGGGCGAACTGTTGGATCAGTTGCCTGCCGATCGTTTGGCCTCCGCCACCCATCCTTACACGCGCACGCTGTGGTCATGTCGGCCAAGCCGCGAGACTCACGGCAAAACGTTGCCGGTACTGGATCGCGCACTGCTGGAGTCACTGAAATGA
- a CDS encoding ABC transporter ATP-binding protein, with product MSLITLENLSVSHRQGYEIRTVVHDVNLHIEPGECFGLVGPSGCGKSSLLWVLAGLNESWSGGFQLLGCDLQPGRPFTGDLRREVQMVFQDPYASLHPKHRLLRTLAEPLKLLKESNIEQKISAGFRQVGLDPRLLDRYPHQLSGGQRQRVAIVRALLLKPKLLLLDEPTSALDMSVQAEILNLLNELKQAGDLTMILVSHDADVIDHMCDRSVAMAYGRLVN from the coding sequence ATGAGCCTGATTACCCTGGAAAACCTTAGCGTCAGCCACCGCCAGGGCTATGAGATACGCACCGTGGTGCATGATGTCAATCTGCACATCGAACCGGGCGAGTGCTTCGGCCTGGTTGGCCCGTCCGGCTGCGGCAAGTCATCGCTGCTGTGGGTGTTGGCCGGGCTGAATGAAAGCTGGAGCGGCGGTTTTCAGCTGCTCGGCTGTGATTTGCAACCGGGCCGTCCTTTTACCGGTGATCTGCGGCGTGAGGTCCAGATGGTATTCCAGGACCCCTATGCCTCGTTACATCCCAAGCACCGATTGCTGCGCACGCTGGCGGAACCCCTAAAGTTGCTGAAAGAGAGCAATATCGAGCAGAAAATCAGCGCCGGTTTTCGCCAGGTGGGGCTGGATCCCAGGCTGTTGGATCGTTATCCGCACCAGCTTTCCGGCGGGCAACGTCAGCGGGTGGCGATCGTGCGCGCGCTGTTGCTGAAACCAAAGCTGTTGTTGCTGGATGAGCCAACTTCGGCGCTGGACATGTCGGTGCAGGCGGAAATCCTCAACCTGCTGAACGAGCTGAAGCAGGCGGGCGATCTGACGATGATCCTGGTCAGCCATGATGCCGACGTGATTGACCACATGTGCGATCGTTCGGTGGCGATGGCGTATGGCCGGTTGGTGAACTGA
- a CDS encoding prepilin peptidase, translating to MFNDPQGDLWFRGLFIAAMLLSAVIARWLMHSVPQDVGQRLPPLKTRTLMLIAVSAGLAALPFSLSPLQRISLLPVATLLLALALIDWRHRLLPDRLTQPLLWAGLLANQQGCFTSLDEAVIGAVTGYLSLWWLNALYRLRRKTEGIGQGDFKLLAALGAWSGWSALPMLVTGAATAGLCVAIVAQLRRSPGRDAPLPFGLYLALSGWFTLLTMADMDITPFIKGNSLISAYFTPMAD from the coding sequence ATGTTTAACGACCCGCAGGGGGATCTCTGGTTTCGCGGCCTGTTTATTGCGGCCATGTTACTGTCGGCGGTGATCGCCAGATGGCTTATGCATTCCGTACCTCAGGACGTGGGGCAACGCCTGCCGCCGCTAAAAACCCGCACTCTGATGTTGATAGCCGTCAGCGCCGGACTGGCGGCATTGCCTTTTAGCCTATCGCCACTGCAGCGAATCAGCTTGCTGCCGGTGGCGACCCTGCTGCTCGCGCTGGCGCTTATCGACTGGCGGCACAGGCTGTTACCGGATCGCCTGACGCAACCGCTGTTATGGGCCGGGCTGCTGGCCAATCAGCAAGGCTGCTTTACCTCGCTCGACGAGGCAGTGATCGGGGCCGTCACCGGCTATCTGTCGCTATGGTGGCTTAACGCCCTTTATCGCCTTCGGCGGAAAACGGAGGGTATCGGCCAGGGCGACTTTAAATTGCTGGCGGCCCTGGGGGCCTGGAGTGGCTGGTCTGCCCTGCCGATGTTGGTGACCGGCGCAGCCACGGCAGGCTTATGCGTTGCGATTGTGGCCCAGTTACGCCGCAGCCCCGGCAGAGATGCCCCGCTGCCGTTCGGCCTTTATCTGGCGCTTTCCGGCTGGTTTACCCTGCTTACGATGGCCGACATGGATATCACGCCCTTCATCAAGGGAAATTCTCTCATTTCAGCTTATTTCACCCCAATGGCGGATTAA
- a CDS encoding YchO/YchP family invasin: MTDVILNARNRLKKAVDFLSLPARLPAVGLAWLLCSLPAGAESPPAPPSVSHQANANDNLPELGGNASNDAEREKEWATMAKQLGERNLNNVSGQQVRTRAESYAVGQAGEMLQQQAQELLSPLGTAKLSLVMSDQGDFSGSSGQLFSPLYDVNGLLTYSQLGLLQQSQGSLGNFGLGQRWVAGDWLLGYNTVLDSDFKRNQNRASLGAEAWGDFLRFSANYYYPLSALAQQKDNAEFLSRPASGYDITTQGYLPFYRQIGGSLSYEQYWGENVNLFGSGKKQNDPRAMQLGVNYTPVPLVTVKALHKMGEGGVSQDQVELALSYRLGVPLVKQISPEYVAQAKSLRGSRYDNIERKNVPVMEFRQRKTLQVFLATPPWSLQPGETLPLKLEIKTTNKITRVSWQGDTQALSLTSSQNSNDPHGWSLIVPQWDDTPGAENRYRLSVTLEDDKQQLVTSNWIQLQVTPPLTASSGEGEGLPPPKTLQTPTIPAETGPLNGAD; this comes from the coding sequence ATGACTGACGTTATTCTTAATGCGCGTAACAGATTGAAAAAAGCCGTTGATTTCCTCTCACTCCCTGCCCGTTTACCGGCGGTGGGTTTGGCGTGGCTGTTGTGCAGCTTGCCGGCTGGTGCCGAATCTCCCCCTGCGCCGCCCTCGGTCAGCCATCAAGCGAACGCAAACGACAACTTGCCCGAGCTGGGGGGCAACGCCTCGAATGACGCAGAGCGAGAGAAAGAGTGGGCCACCATGGCCAAACAGCTGGGTGAGCGTAACCTGAATAACGTCTCCGGCCAGCAGGTGCGAACCCGCGCCGAGAGTTACGCGGTAGGGCAAGCCGGTGAGATGCTGCAACAACAGGCGCAAGAGCTGCTGTCACCGCTGGGCACCGCCAAACTGTCGCTGGTGATGTCCGACCAGGGGGATTTTTCCGGCAGCAGCGGCCAGCTGTTCAGCCCTCTGTATGACGTTAACGGTTTGTTGACTTACAGCCAGCTCGGTCTGCTGCAGCAAAGCCAAGGTTCATTGGGTAACTTTGGCCTTGGGCAGCGTTGGGTCGCCGGTGATTGGCTGCTGGGATATAACACGGTGCTCGACAGCGACTTCAAGCGCAATCAAAACCGCGCCAGCCTGGGGGCCGAAGCCTGGGGTGACTTCCTGCGTTTTTCCGCCAATTATTACTATCCGTTATCGGCACTGGCGCAACAGAAGGATAACGCCGAATTTCTCAGTCGTCCGGCAAGCGGTTACGACATCACCACCCAGGGTTACCTGCCGTTTTACCGCCAGATCGGCGGCTCTCTCAGCTACGAGCAGTACTGGGGGGAGAACGTCAACCTGTTTGGCAGCGGTAAAAAACAAAACGACCCGCGCGCCATGCAACTGGGGGTGAATTACACGCCGGTGCCGCTGGTGACGGTGAAAGCGCTGCACAAGATGGGGGAAGGCGGGGTGAGCCAGGATCAGGTCGAACTGGCGCTGAGCTATCGCCTTGGTGTACCGCTGGTAAAGCAGATATCCCCGGAGTATGTGGCCCAGGCCAAATCGCTGCGCGGCAGCCGCTATGACAATATCGAACGGAAAAATGTCCCGGTAATGGAGTTCCGCCAGCGTAAAACGCTGCAGGTCTTCCTGGCCACGCCGCCCTGGAGCCTGCAACCGGGGGAAACGCTGCCGTTGAAGCTGGAGATTAAAACCACCAATAAAATCACCCGCGTCAGTTGGCAGGGGGATACCCAGGCACTTAGCCTGACGTCGTCGCAAAACAGCAACGATCCACACGGCTGGAGCCTGATTGTGCCGCAGTGGGATGACACGCCGGGGGCGGAAAACCGCTACCGTTTATCGGTCACGTTGGAAGACGATAAGCAGCAATTGGTGACGTCCAACTGGATCCAACTGCAGGTGACGCCGCCGCTGACCGCCTCTTCCGGGGAGGGCGAGGGCTTGCCACCGCCAAAAACGCTGCAAACGCCCACCATTCCGGCAGAGACCGGGCCGTTGAACGGCGCTGACTAG
- a CDS encoding ABC transporter substrate-binding protein yields the protein MKRLIPTLLFSALAASFGAQAATPKDTLVVVSSLEGIISLDPAESFETVSSANLVNLYQRLLTPDRTTPEKLAPELASSWQTGADGHSLIFTLNANQRFASGNPVRPEDVIFSLVRAVKLNKAPSFILGEFGWTPENVESQLKKLGDNQVQLSWSANIGSGLALRLLTAPVASIVDEKLLSQHGQQGDFGNAWLRSNSAGAGPYRVSNYVPHEALLFSRNDYAQPQAKLKTVLLKNVSDAGTRRLLLLKGDADVAYDLGADQFNSLRNEKGIRIEQRDSAKVYYLGFNTGSKQVPALGNPALWQAARWLVDYQTIADNLLKGQYRVHQAFLPQGLDGALDNQPFKLDVAKAKQILHDAGIAEGTRIDLIVINQPPYTDIAQALQASFAKAGLQLDIHPVVESDLWGKMRGRDFQAIFTYWGADYLDPNTNASAFAYNVPNGPKTLAWRTQWNIPTLSAETRAAAAEGDVATRAARYVTLQRELQASSPYVVALQGQTLVALRDNVKDAHVDIANSMLYLDRVSK from the coding sequence ATGAAACGGCTAATTCCAACGTTATTGTTCAGTGCCCTGGCGGCGAGCTTCGGCGCACAGGCCGCCACCCCGAAAGACACGCTGGTGGTGGTCAGTTCGCTGGAAGGCATCATCAGTCTCGATCCTGCCGAAAGCTTTGAAACCGTCAGTTCGGCCAACCTGGTCAATCTGTATCAGCGCCTGCTGACACCGGATCGCACCACGCCGGAAAAGCTGGCGCCGGAACTGGCCAGCAGTTGGCAAACGGGGGCAGACGGCCACAGTTTGATATTTACCTTGAACGCCAACCAACGGTTTGCCTCCGGCAACCCGGTACGCCCGGAGGATGTGATCTTCTCACTGGTGCGGGCGGTGAAACTGAACAAGGCACCGTCGTTTATCCTTGGTGAATTCGGCTGGACGCCGGAAAACGTCGAGAGTCAGTTGAAGAAACTGGGCGATAACCAGGTGCAGCTAAGCTGGTCGGCGAATATCGGCAGTGGGCTGGCGCTGCGGCTGTTAACCGCGCCGGTGGCGTCGATAGTCGATGAAAAGCTGCTCAGCCAGCACGGTCAGCAGGGGGACTTCGGCAATGCCTGGCTGCGTTCGAACTCAGCCGGTGCCGGCCCTTATCGCGTCAGCAACTATGTACCGCACGAGGCGCTGTTGTTCAGCCGCAACGATTACGCTCAACCGCAGGCCAAGCTGAAAACGGTGCTGCTGAAAAACGTCAGCGATGCCGGCACCCGCCGTTTATTGCTGCTGAAAGGGGATGCTGACGTGGCCTACGATCTGGGGGCCGATCAGTTCAACTCGCTGCGTAACGAAAAGGGCATCAGGATCGAGCAGCGCGATTCGGCCAAAGTCTATTACCTGGGGTTCAATACCGGCAGCAAGCAGGTACCGGCTTTGGGTAACCCGGCCTTGTGGCAGGCGGCACGCTGGCTGGTGGATTACCAGACGATTGCCGACAACCTGCTGAAGGGGCAGTATCGCGTACACCAGGCATTCCTGCCGCAGGGGTTGGATGGCGCCTTGGATAATCAACCTTTTAAGCTCGACGTGGCCAAAGCCAAACAGATTCTGCATGACGCGGGTATCGCCGAAGGAACGCGTATTGATCTGATCGTCATCAACCAGCCGCCGTATACCGATATCGCCCAGGCGCTGCAGGCCAGCTTTGCCAAGGCCGGTTTGCAGTTGGACATTCATCCGGTAGTGGAGAGCGATCTGTGGGGCAAAATGCGCGGCCGTGATTTCCAGGCCATCTTCACCTACTGGGGGGCCGACTATCTGGATCCTAACACCAACGCCAGCGCCTTCGCCTACAACGTGCCGAATGGGCCGAAAACCCTGGCCTGGCGTACGCAATGGAACATCCCGACATTGAGTGCGGAAACCCGTGCAGCCGCGGCAGAGGGGGATGTTGCAACCCGCGCCGCGCGTTACGTCACGCTGCAGCGCGAACTGCAGGCCAGTTCCCCTTACGTTGTGGCCTTACAGGGGCAAACCCTGGTGGCGCTGCGCGATAATGTTAAAGATGCGCATGTGGATATCGCCAACAGCATGCTGTATCTGGATCGCGTGAGTAAGTAG
- a CDS encoding ABC transporter permease, whose translation MSQYLSEHEPQSEPAVGYRQRGKLTTLTLGATLVAVLILTALLAPWLAPFDPNLQHIELRLLPPSSGHWLGTDGFGRDLLSRVIYGARPTLILVSLILLLTIPIGLLVGISAGYLGGWVERILMRVTDIFLSLPSLVIALAFVAVLGPGLMNGALALALTSWPAFARQARAETLALRRSDYLAAARMQGIGGLRLMAGHILPLCLPSAVVRAALSLGGIILSAAGLGFLGMGVAPPTAEWGSMVAEGSKVIFDQWWVAAAPGGAILFASLAFNLLGDGLRDKMDPRHGH comes from the coding sequence ATGAGCCAATATCTTTCTGAACATGAACCCCAGAGCGAACCTGCGGTCGGCTACCGCCAGCGCGGCAAGCTCACCACGCTGACGCTGGGGGCGACGCTGGTGGCTGTGCTGATCCTGACCGCGTTGCTGGCTCCCTGGCTGGCGCCTTTCGACCCTAACTTGCAACACATCGAACTGCGCCTGTTGCCGCCGTCCTCCGGGCATTGGCTGGGGACCGACGGCTTTGGTCGCGACCTGTTGTCGCGCGTGATTTATGGTGCACGGCCTACGTTGATCCTGGTGTCGTTAATCCTGCTGCTGACCATCCCGATTGGGCTATTGGTGGGCATCAGCGCCGGTTATCTCGGCGGCTGGGTCGAGCGTATTCTGATGCGCGTCACCGATATTTTTCTCTCATTACCCAGCCTGGTGATTGCGCTGGCCTTTGTCGCTGTATTGGGGCCGGGGCTGATGAACGGCGCACTGGCGCTGGCCTTGACCAGTTGGCCGGCTTTTGCCCGACAAGCCCGGGCGGAAACGCTGGCGCTGCGTCGCAGTGACTATCTGGCGGCGGCGCGTATGCAGGGCATCGGTGGGCTGCGGCTGATGGCGGGGCATATTTTACCCCTGTGCCTGCCAAGCGCAGTGGTGCGTGCGGCGCTGAGCTTGGGCGGGATAATTCTTTCCGCCGCGGGATTGGGCTTTCTCGGCATGGGCGTGGCTCCGCCGACCGCCGAGTGGGGCTCGATGGTGGCTGAGGGCAGCAAAGTGATTTTTGATCAGTGGTGGGTCGCCGCTGCACCGGGCGGGGCTATTCTGTTTGCCAGCCTGGCCTTTAACCTGCTGGGCGATGGCCTGCGCGATAAAATGGATCCTCGTCATGGACATTGA
- a CDS encoding ABC transporter substrate-binding protein, which produces MKAFVPSLVFLAVAASFNAQAATPANTLVIAQSIDDVVSFDPAQGFELTTVQSFNSLYQRLIQSDPKNPIELKPTLASEWQAGSDNRSLTFTLRPDAKFSSGNPLRPEDVIFSLSRVVKLNLEPSFILTQLGWDAKNVDQHLTKVDDQRVKISWSENVSPAFVLSLLSAPVSSIVDAKEALSHQQGDDLGHQWLNSHSAGSGPYKIRTYVPHEVVVLDANPSSPEGAPTLKTILIKNVPDPAARRLLIEQGDADIARNLGADQMAALKGKPGVKPLAIPYASLYFLQFNAKASPALGNPAFWEAARWLFDYKGIADDLLKGQFQTHQAFLPEGYLGALKDRPYSFNPQKAKEILAKAGLTNVSFKLDVNNQPPYLDIAQALQASFAQGGVKVELVPGLSAQVSTKVKSLNYDATLTSWGPDYFDPNTNAAAFAYNPEDGSKTLAWRANWQIPALSKLTLAATAENDTAKRVADYQQLQQAVQQSSPFVIGLQARSLIAVRDNLKGYEQGINPDMVFYSKVSK; this is translated from the coding sequence ATGAAAGCGTTCGTTCCCTCTTTGGTGTTTTTGGCCGTGGCGGCCAGTTTCAACGCACAGGCAGCAACCCCGGCAAACACGTTGGTGATTGCCCAGTCCATCGATGACGTGGTCAGTTTTGATCCGGCCCAGGGTTTTGAGTTAACCACGGTGCAGTCATTCAACAGCCTCTACCAGCGGCTGATCCAGTCCGATCCCAAAAATCCTATCGAACTCAAACCGACGCTGGCCAGCGAATGGCAGGCGGGCAGCGATAACCGCAGCCTGACCTTCACTCTGCGGCCGGATGCCAAATTTTCCAGCGGCAATCCGCTGCGCCCGGAAGACGTGATTTTCTCACTGTCGCGGGTAGTGAAACTGAATCTGGAACCCTCGTTTATCCTCACCCAGTTGGGCTGGGACGCCAAGAACGTCGACCAGCACCTGACCAAGGTGGATGATCAACGGGTCAAAATAAGCTGGAGCGAAAACGTCAGCCCGGCCTTTGTGCTTAGCCTGCTTTCGGCGCCGGTATCTTCTATTGTCGATGCCAAAGAAGCCTTGTCGCACCAGCAGGGGGATGACCTGGGTCACCAATGGCTGAACAGCCATTCCGCCGGCAGCGGCCCGTATAAAATTCGCACCTACGTACCGCACGAAGTTGTAGTGCTCGACGCCAACCCGAGTTCGCCGGAAGGCGCCCCGACGTTGAAGACTATCCTGATCAAAAACGTGCCGGATCCGGCGGCGCGTCGGTTGCTGATCGAACAGGGCGACGCCGATATCGCGCGTAATCTGGGTGCAGATCAGATGGCGGCGCTGAAAGGCAAGCCGGGCGTCAAGCCGTTGGCCATCCCTTACGCCTCACTTTATTTCCTGCAGTTCAACGCCAAGGCGTCACCGGCGCTGGGCAATCCGGCGTTCTGGGAAGCCGCGCGTTGGTTGTTCGACTATAAAGGCATTGCTGACGATCTGCTGAAGGGCCAGTTCCAGACCCATCAGGCGTTTCTGCCGGAAGGTTATCTGGGCGCGCTGAAAGATCGCCCATACAGTTTTAACCCGCAAAAGGCTAAAGAGATCCTGGCGAAGGCTGGCCTGACCAACGTCAGCTTCAAGCTGGACGTCAACAATCAGCCGCCGTACCTGGATATCGCGCAGGCCTTGCAAGCCAGCTTTGCCCAGGGGGGGGTGAAGGTGGAACTGGTGCCGGGCCTCAGCGCGCAGGTTTCCACCAAGGTGAAATCCCTGAACTATGACGCGACCCTGACCTCCTGGGGGCCGGATTATTTTGATCCGAACACCAACGCCGCCGCCTTTGCCTATAACCCGGAAGACGGCAGCAAAACGCTGGCCTGGCGCGCCAACTGGCAGATCCCTGCGCTAAGCAAGCTGACGCTGGCAGCCACGGCGGAAAACGACACCGCCAAACGGGTTGCGGATTATCAACAGCTACAGCAAGCCGTGCAGCAGAGTTCGCCGTTTGTCATCGGCCTGCAGGCTCGCAGCCTGATTGCGGTGCGTGACAACCTGAAAGGTTACGAGCAGGGCATCAACCCTGACATGGTGTTCTACAGCAAGGTCAGCAAGTAA
- the narL gene encoding two-component system response regulator NarL, with product MTTETAATILLIDDHPMLRNGVKQLIGMDPRLQVIAEAGNGEQGVSLAEEHDPDLILLDLNMPGINGLETLDRLRMTALSGRIVVFSVSNHEDDVVSALKRGADGYLLKDMEPEELLKALHQAAAGQMVLSEALTPILAASLRENRPSAERDIQQLTPRERDILKLIAQGLPNKMIARRLTITESTVKVHVKHLLKKMKLKSRVEAAVWVLQGKNG from the coding sequence ATGACGACCGAAACTGCCGCCACCATTTTATTGATTGACGACCACCCGATGCTGCGCAACGGCGTAAAACAGCTTATCGGCATGGACCCGCGCCTGCAGGTGATTGCCGAGGCCGGCAACGGTGAACAAGGTGTTTCGCTGGCCGAGGAGCACGATCCTGACCTGATCCTGCTCGATCTGAATATGCCGGGCATCAACGGGCTGGAAACGTTGGATCGCCTGCGCATGACCGCGCTTTCTGGCCGCATTGTGGTGTTTAGCGTGTCGAATCACGAAGATGACGTGGTCAGCGCGCTAAAACGCGGCGCAGACGGCTACCTGCTAAAAGACATGGAGCCGGAGGAACTGTTGAAGGCGCTGCACCAGGCTGCCGCAGGCCAGATGGTATTGAGCGAGGCGTTAACCCCCATTCTGGCCGCCAGCCTGCGTGAAAACCGCCCGAGCGCCGAACGGGATATTCAGCAACTGACACCGCGCGAGCGCGATATTCTCAAACTGATTGCCCAGGGTCTACCGAACAAGATGATCGCACGCAGGCTGACCATCACCGAAAGTACCGTCAAGGTGCACGTCAAACACCTGTTGAAAAAAATGAAGCTGAAATCGCGCGTTGAGGCCGCCGTGTGGGTACTGCAGGGCAAAAACGGCTAG
- a CDS encoding YbhB/YbcL family Raf kinase inhibitor-like protein, with protein sequence MIGRGLSALALSAALLSGSLSFAAQAAGTFTLSSSAFQDGGMLAQKYAGATPGNASCTGDNVSPALNWANPPAGTTSFALLVSDPEGRAGLGASHLVAYGIPATAQGFAEGDLTQGKGFVGGKNSPGTAVYHGPCPPAGSGLHHYTFVLIATDLPPHALGPGLTREQLLEKLQGHAKGGAGIIGRFGQ encoded by the coding sequence ATGATCGGTCGTGGTTTATCTGCTCTCGCGCTCAGCGCGGCATTACTTTCCGGTTCGCTGTCGTTCGCGGCGCAGGCTGCCGGTACCTTTACCCTCAGCTCATCGGCGTTTCAGGATGGCGGCATGCTGGCCCAGAAATATGCCGGGGCCACCCCGGGCAACGCCAGTTGCACCGGTGACAATGTTTCACCTGCGCTGAACTGGGCCAACCCGCCGGCGGGCACTACCAGCTTCGCCTTGCTGGTGTCCGATCCCGAGGGCCGCGCCGGATTGGGCGCCAGCCACTTGGTGGCCTACGGTATTCCAGCCACGGCTCAGGGGTTCGCTGAAGGCGATCTTACCCAGGGCAAAGGCTTTGTCGGCGGCAAGAACTCACCGGGCACCGCGGTGTATCACGGACCATGCCCACCGGCAGGCTCTGGGTTGCACCACTATACCTTCGTGCTGATCGCCACCGATCTCCCGCCCCATGCGCTGGGGCCAGGGTTAACCCGCGAACAGCTGTTGGAAAAATTGCAGGGCCATGCCAAGGGCGGTGCGGGTATTATCGGTCGTTTCGGTCAATAA